A window of Mucilaginibacter robiniae genomic DNA:
ATCAAAAAAGATATGAGCTTTAAACGCTTTTAAAACTTTATCTTTTGAAAGCCCACCCAAAAAAAATGCTTCATCAACGTACACATCCCATTCTCGTAAGGTATTCAACACTCGCATATGAGAAGGGCTATTACGTGCTGTAACAATAGCAATCCTCAACGGAGAGAGTTCTACGCCTGTTTCCATTTTTCTTTGAATTTTAGATAAAGTCTTCAATAATTTAGCATAAGGCCCTTCATTTAGTGGTACAATAGAATTAGTACTCTCATTTTCATGAAATGCTTCAATACCTTCTGCTTTATAAATTTGTTCTGAATCATCTGAAAAAACGACTGCATCTGCATCAAAAGCAATTCTAACTGTTGTTGTTTCAGGAATAAAGCCTTGCGGTGGCTCATAAATTAATGCTGCTGCAGCTATTCCTGAATCAATAATTTTCTGCACATCTACTTCATCCTTAGATAAAAATAAATCTACATCAAAAGCCTCAATATAATCATATAATGATTCACCTCCAGTAAATGCAGATCTGGTTATATCTAAACCATAATATTTTATTGAGTTCAGCACCCTGATCCCAGTTTCAGGACTATTACGTGACATAACAATAACTTCAACTAATCGAGTTCCTTGTGGAGCTAAAGAGTTTAGGTTTAATAAAGCATTAACTAAATAGAACCCTGTACCTTTTTCTAATATAATCCCTTCCCTATCTTTTTGATATTTCCTGTATTCCACTATACCCTGTTCTTGAAACAATTTATTCTCTGCTTCCAAATCAAACAGTGCACGAGTCGAAATACCAACGACTAAAGTATCTGCAAATGACAATGGCATACTTGTATCCTCTTATGTTATAAGTAAATATACATTTTATTAAAAAACAACTAAAATGAATTTAAGTATTAACAGTGATTGTCGGAGTTCCCAGACTTCGCTACAAAACACAAGCTCTACAAACGCAAAAACCGCCATGCCAAAAATCAGCATAGCGGTTTTATATTTTAGAAAGTCTTGATTCCTGACTCTATACTCTTGGCTCTAAAGCCTACATTTTAGGCATGCGGCGCATTAAGTTGGCCATAGCAGCAGGATTGCTTACCTGCTTCATCACTTTACGCATATCTTCAAACTGCTTAATCAGGCGGTTTACCTCTTCAAGTTTGGTACCTGAGCCTTGAGCAATACGGTTACGGCGACTTTGGTTGAT
This region includes:
- a CDS encoding 5'-nucleotidase, whose protein sequence is MPLSFADTLVVGISTRALFDLEAENKLFQEQGIVEYRKYQKDREGIILEKGTGFYLVNALLNLNSLAPQGTRLVEVIVMSRNSPETGIRVLNSIKYYGLDITRSAFTGGESLYDYIEAFDVDLFLSKDEVDVQKIIDSGIAAAALIYEPPQGFIPETTTVRIAFDADAVVFSDDSEQIYKAEGIEAFHENESTNSIVPLNEGPYAKLLKTLSKIQRKMETGVELSPLRIAIVTARNSPSHMRVLNTLREWDVYVDEAFFLGGLSKDKVLKAFKAHIFFDDQDTHLIPAKSVVPSAKVPYRSTSPLFVKNDELTIIDPEVLNKREIKKISSSSK